From the genome of Uranotaenia lowii strain MFRU-FL chromosome 1, ASM2978415v1, whole genome shotgun sequence, one region includes:
- the LOC129738395 gene encoding uncharacterized protein LOC129738395, translating into MDNYSIILKICRRSLAFAGVDMFDEYWRPNLWTIAVFTLLITYPLSAIQYIRLYVDSLEVLAEAIALLITVVDAFFGTVELIVHREKWRNIMDEIHNSHRLFPSVEKVQRLFDDYSNLNVKYAKVFYVIYASATLSYTIMAALLPDERKFNLPIATSIYSMNPEGYLFYPVNLTHQIMGMLVTQHILLAQCCTLVTAVMSACCRLDAVRLMLEDFNERIRGAKDSPQALEQSLNKIIEAHAHSKDFIRRIGKHFAIVYLFLFATCGGIVFMSLNVVSKNIFSSTGSHMAAAFGTIFLQCYFGNRLLIVNENLYQAIYDIEWYKLSITGQKTFKFFLANAQLPTQLNGVLMPLNLATFVSVIDQYNFRIFF; encoded by the coding sequence ATGGACAATTATAGCATTATCCTCAAAATCTGCCGCAGATCTCTAGCATTCGCAGGGGTAGATATGTTCGACGAATACTGGCGTCCGAATCTGTGGACCATAGCAGTGTTTACCCTGCTGATAACCTATCCCTTAAGTGCCATTCAGTATATTAGACTTTACGTCGATTCATTGGAAGTACTGGCAGAGGCTATTGCTCTGTTGATCACAGTGGTGGATGCATTTTTCGGAACCGTCGAGCTCATTGTACATCGAGAGAAATGGCGAAATATCATGGATGAAATACATAATAGTCATCGTTTGTTCCCATCCGTGGAAAAAGTCCAGCGCTTGTTCGACGACTATTCCAATCTTAATGTGAAGTATGCTAAAGTTTTCTACGTGATCTACGCTTCGGCTACTCTCTCCTACACGATTATGGCCGCACTTCTCCCTGATGAGAGGAAATTCAATTTACCAATTGCCACATCAATTTATTCCATGAACCCTGAGGGGTACCTCTTTTATCCCGTCAACTTAACGCATCAGATCATGGGTATGCTCGTTACGCAACACATTTTGCTGGCTCAATGTTGCACACTCGTTACGGCAGTGATGTCAGCGTGCTGTCGATTGGACGCGGTAAGACTCATGCTGGAAGACTTCAACGAGCGTATTCGAGGTGCGAAAGATTCACCGCAAGCCCTTGAACAATCGCTTAACAAAATCATCGAAGCTCATGCACACTCGAAAGACTTCATCCGTCGCATCGGAAAACATTTCGCGATAGTGTATTTGTTCTTGTTCGCCACCTGCGGAGGAATCGTCTTCATGAGCTTGAACGTTGTttcgaaaaacatattttcttccACCGGTTCACATATGGCGGCGGCCTTTGGAACCATTTTTTTGCAGTGTTACTTTGGCAACCGGCTGCTGATCGTCAATGAAAATCTTTATCAAGCTATCTACGACATCGAATGGTACAAACTGTCGATCACGGGGCAGaaaacgtttaaattttttctcgcCAACGCTCAACTTCCAACGCAGCTGAACGGAGTTCTAATGCCACTGAATCTGGCCACATTTGTTTCGGTAATCGATCAATacaattttagaatatttttttga